From one Verrucomicrobiota bacterium genomic stretch:
- the hpnD gene encoding presqualene diphosphate synthase HpnD (HpnD is found regularly in a locus responsible for the biosynthesis of squalene from farnesyl diphosphate, and is now recognized to function as a presqualene diphosphate synthase (EC 2.5.1.103).), with protein sequence MNEPVHSQAITVQSASNLALAFVILPKQQRQGMTALYAFCRAVDDIADEDQESVANRRRKLERWREGVADACRGREPDLPVLRELFPVIQNRRLPYSLLDELIQGVEMDLEIRRYENYQELELYCYRVASVVGLLSIEIFGYTDPGCREYAVHLGKALQLTNILRDVRNDAERGRLYLPLEEMRSFGVTEAQIFERRYSESYWKVASSVASRAEHFFNAARAALPERDRRSMVAAELMGAVYWRLFRKLHAARFDVFGPRPTRVGSMAKACLILRAWLRATLGTFSPSYGTAG encoded by the coding sequence TTGAACGAGCCCGTTCACAGCCAGGCGATCACGGTTCAAAGCGCTTCGAATCTCGCGCTGGCCTTTGTCATTCTGCCCAAGCAGCAGCGGCAGGGCATGACGGCGCTTTACGCCTTCTGCCGCGCGGTGGATGACATCGCCGACGAGGATCAGGAATCGGTGGCGAACCGGCGCAGGAAGCTGGAGCGTTGGCGCGAGGGGGTGGCGGACGCCTGCCGTGGGCGGGAACCGGACTTGCCGGTATTGCGGGAGCTGTTTCCCGTGATTCAAAATCGGCGTCTACCGTACTCGTTGCTGGATGAATTGATCCAGGGGGTTGAAATGGATTTGGAGATCCGCCGCTACGAGAATTACCAGGAGTTGGAGTTGTATTGTTACCGGGTGGCCTCGGTGGTGGGATTGCTGAGCATCGAGATCTTTGGTTACACGGATCCCGGGTGCCGGGAGTATGCCGTGCATTTGGGCAAAGCCCTGCAATTGACCAACATTTTGCGCGACGTGCGCAATGACGCAGAGCGGGGACGACTGTATCTGCCCCTGGAGGAGATGCGCAGTTTTGGGGTCACCGAGGCTCAGATTTTCGAACGCCGCTACAGCGAATCCTACTGGAAAGTGGCTTCGTCGGTCGCCTCCAGGGCCGAGCACTTTTTTAATGCCGCGAGGGCCGCGCTGCCCGAGCGCGATCGGAGGTCGATGGTGGCCGCTGAGTTGATGGGGGCGGTGTATTGGCGGTTGTTCAGGAAGTTGCACGCGGCTCGGTTCGATGTGTTTGGACCTCGTCCCACGCGCGTGGGTTCGATGGCGAAGGCTTGTCTGATTTTGCGCGCCTGGCTGCGCGCGACCCTGGGCACCTTTTCGCCGAGTTACGGGACGGCGGGGTGA